A stretch of the Hippocampus zosterae strain Florida chromosome 16, ASM2543408v3, whole genome shotgun sequence genome encodes the following:
- the LOC127588639 gene encoding protocadherin alpha-C2-like isoform X2 has translation MASLVARLWTQLLIAAFASSALWGCALSITRYSIPEEMEEGSFVANLATDLGLDVRSMVERKAKLDVIHSKNYLDINKETGELIIREKIDREIICMTKTTSCFLKMDVILENPIRIFNIELEIMDINDNAPVFRRKTIYLDVSEATPAGERFSLTNAVDADVGANTIKSYYLSESKYFNIDIQTGSDGSKYVDLVLNGNLDRETDAVHNLILTAVDGGVPPRSGTASIIINVLDINDNAPLFSQPVFEVNVPENSGAGTVVMTLNATDLDEGSNARLLYSYTLYTSEKTQELFSLDRHSGEIKVKGPVDFEENQNFEMHIQAQDEGSTPLLGHCKVMVSITDLNDNYPELTIKSLKSAVAENTAVGTMIAVVSVSDRDSGINGKVLLTLSQQETLPFILNRSSGGYFELLVSKPLDRELQSKYEITLKVTDKGMPPLTESETFTLEIHDINDNAPTFPQSFYTIHVLENNLPGALLTSLSAFDPDLSENQYLVYFIMEKEIANTSVSMLFSINPENGDLYALKTFDFEREREYLFHIEARDSGVPPLSSNVTVHIIILDQNDNTPVIVSPWRAQGSVVEQVIPRSTDKGHLVAKVIAIDADSEQNGRVTYQLLQISDTTLFSLDQYNGEIRTTRMFSYRDPRQQRLVIVAKDNGNPALSTSVTIKISTVERSMAFSETTELPLEYDVFTDLNLYLVIGLGAVSFMLLITILVIIVLKCQKPKPKPIKIPPANRNSVISRNSVISQRSSTIADSTLISSDAYWYSLFLAETRKGKVVVRQPIIPKGAGYFVSSIPRSIGPSETTDSRASTLEYSK, from the exons ATGGCTTCTCTTGTGGCTCGTTTATGGACACAACTGCTGATCGCCGCTTTTGCATCCAGTGCGTTATGGGGCTGCGCGCTTTCAATCACTCGCTACTCTATTCCGGAGGAGATGGAAGAGGGTTCCTTTGTTGCCAACCTCGCCACCGATTTGGGTCTAGATGTTCGAAGCATGGTGGAGCGCAAAGCAAAACTGGATGTCATTCACAGCAAAAATTATCTTGACATCAACAAAGAAACCGGAGAGCTCATCATCCGCGAGAAGATCGACCGGGAAATCATCTGCATGACTAAAACAACCTCGTGCTTTCTAAAAATGGATGTCATACTAGAAAACCCTATTCGTATTTTTAACATCGAATTGGAGATCATGGACATTAATGACAACGCGCCTGTGTTCCGGAGGAAAACCATTTATTTGGATGTTTCCGAGGCAACCCCTGCCGGTGAGAGATTCTCCTTAACAAACGCTGTAGATGCGGATGTTGGTGCTAATACGATCAAGTCTTACTATCTCAGTGAGAGCAAATATTTCAACATTGACATACAAACGGGCAGCGATGGATCCAAATATGTCGATCTGGTTCTGAATGGCAATTTGGACCGGGAGACGGACGCGGTGCATAATCTGATTTTAACCGCGGTGGATGGAGGGGTTCCTCCCCGATCCGGCACAGCCAGTATTATCATCAACGTCCTCGATATCAATGACAACGCCCCCTTATTCAGTCAGCCGGTATTTGAAGTCAATGTTCCGGAGAATTCAGGTGCGGGGACGGTTGTCATGACCCTCAATGCAACAGATTTGGATGAAGGCTCAAACGCACGGTTGCTATATTCTTATACTCTCTACACTTCTGAGAAGACCCAGGAGCTCTTCTCGCTTGACCGACATTCAGGCGAGATCAAGGTAAAGGGCCCTGTTGATTTTGAGGAGAATCAGAATTTTGAGATGCACATACAAGCTCAAGACGAAGGGTCAACGCCACTGTTGGGACACTGCAAAGTGATGGTGTCCATCACGGATTTGAATGATAACTACCCCGAGCTGACAATCAAGTCTCTAAAAAGCGCAGTGGCCGAGAACACGGCCGTGGGGACGATGATTGCCGTGGTCAGCGTCAGCGACAGGGACTCCGGAATCAACGGGAAAGTGCTGCTCACTTTAAGTCAGCAGGAAACCCTGCCCTTCATTCTCAATCGATCCTCGGGGGGTTACTTTGAGCTCTTGGTTTCAAAGCCACTGGACAGGGAGCTACAGAGCAAATATGAAATCACCCTGAAGGTGACGGACAAAGGGATGCCGCCGTTAACCGAAAGTGAGACGTTCACTTTAGAGATTCATGATATCAATGACAATGCGCCCACTTTCCCTCAGTCCTTTTACACCATTCACGTTCTGGAGAATAATCTGCCGGGAGCGTTGCTGACGTCTCTAAGTGCGTTTGACCCAGATCTGAGTGAGAACCAATACTTGGTATATTTCATAATGGAGAAAGAGATAGCGAACACATCCGTGTCAATGCTGTTCTCCATCAATCCAGAAAACGGTGACCTGTACGCCTTGAAGACCTTTGATTTCGAACGAGAGAGGGAGTATCTTTTCCACATTGAGGCGAGGGACTCCGGCGTCCCCCCACTGAGCAGCAACGTTACCGTTCATATCATCATTTTGGATCAAAATGACAACACCCCTGTCATAGTGTCACCGTGGCGGGCGCAAGGCTCCGTCGTGGAGCAGGTGATACCGAGGTCGACGGATAAGGGACATTTAGTGGCCAAAGTGATTGCCATCGACGCAGACTCCGAACAGAACGGCAGGGTCACGTATCAGCTCTTACAAATCAGTGACACCACCCTCTTCAGTCTCGATCAATACAACGGTGAGATCCGGACGACGAGAATGTTCAGCTACAGAGACCCCCGGCAACAACGTCTCGTCATTGTGGCGAAAGACAACGGCAACCCCGCTCTCTCGACCTCGGTCACCATCAAAATATCCACAGTGGAACGCTCCATGGCATTTTCGGAGACAACGGAATTGCCACTCGAGTATGACGTCTTCACAGACCTCAACTTATATTTAGTCATCGGTTTAGGAGCCGTGTCCTTCATGCTGCTCATTACCATCTTGGTTATTATTGTGCTGAAGTGTCAAAAACCCAAGCCAAAGCCCATCAAGATTCCCCCAGCTAATCGGAACAGTGTGATCAGCAGGAACAGTGTGATCAGCCAACGGAGCTCCACCATTGCGGACTCCACCTTGATCTCCAGCGACGCCTACTGGTACAGTCTGTTTCTCGCAGAGACCAGGAAAGGCAAAGTCGTCGTGAGACAGCCCATAATTCCCAAAGGAGCTGGCTACTTCGTGTCCAGTATACCCAGGAGCATCGGGCCGAGTGAGACCACGGATTCCAGAGCATCCACGCTGGAG Tactcaaaatga
- the LOC127588639 gene encoding protocadherin alpha-C2-like isoform X1 — MASLVARLWTQLLIAAFASSALWGCALSITRYSIPEEMEEGSFVANLATDLGLDVRSMVERKAKLDVIHSKNYLDINKETGELIIREKIDREIICMTKTTSCFLKMDVILENPIRIFNIELEIMDINDNAPVFRRKTIYLDVSEATPAGERFSLTNAVDADVGANTIKSYYLSESKYFNIDIQTGSDGSKYVDLVLNGNLDRETDAVHNLILTAVDGGVPPRSGTASIIINVLDINDNAPLFSQPVFEVNVPENSGAGTVVMTLNATDLDEGSNARLLYSYTLYTSEKTQELFSLDRHSGEIKVKGPVDFEENQNFEMHIQAQDEGSTPLLGHCKVMVSITDLNDNYPELTIKSLKSAVAENTAVGTMIAVVSVSDRDSGINGKVLLTLSQQETLPFILNRSSGGYFELLVSKPLDRELQSKYEITLKVTDKGMPPLTESETFTLEIHDINDNAPTFPQSFYTIHVLENNLPGALLTSLSAFDPDLSENQYLVYFIMEKEIANTSVSMLFSINPENGDLYALKTFDFEREREYLFHIEARDSGVPPLSSNVTVHIIILDQNDNTPVIVSPWRAQGSVVEQVIPRSTDKGHLVAKVIAIDADSEQNGRVTYQLLQISDTTLFSLDQYNGEIRTTRMFSYRDPRQQRLVIVAKDNGNPALSTSVTIKISTVERSMAFSETTELPLEYDVFTDLNLYLVIGLGAVSFMLLITILVIIVLKCQKPKPKPIKIPPANRNSVISRNSVISQRSSTIADSTLISSDAYWYSLFLAETRKGKVVVRQPIIPKGAGYFVSSIPRSIGPSETTDSRASTLEQATRRELP, encoded by the exons ATGGCTTCTCTTGTGGCTCGTTTATGGACACAACTGCTGATCGCCGCTTTTGCATCCAGTGCGTTATGGGGCTGCGCGCTTTCAATCACTCGCTACTCTATTCCGGAGGAGATGGAAGAGGGTTCCTTTGTTGCCAACCTCGCCACCGATTTGGGTCTAGATGTTCGAAGCATGGTGGAGCGCAAAGCAAAACTGGATGTCATTCACAGCAAAAATTATCTTGACATCAACAAAGAAACCGGAGAGCTCATCATCCGCGAGAAGATCGACCGGGAAATCATCTGCATGACTAAAACAACCTCGTGCTTTCTAAAAATGGATGTCATACTAGAAAACCCTATTCGTATTTTTAACATCGAATTGGAGATCATGGACATTAATGACAACGCGCCTGTGTTCCGGAGGAAAACCATTTATTTGGATGTTTCCGAGGCAACCCCTGCCGGTGAGAGATTCTCCTTAACAAACGCTGTAGATGCGGATGTTGGTGCTAATACGATCAAGTCTTACTATCTCAGTGAGAGCAAATATTTCAACATTGACATACAAACGGGCAGCGATGGATCCAAATATGTCGATCTGGTTCTGAATGGCAATTTGGACCGGGAGACGGACGCGGTGCATAATCTGATTTTAACCGCGGTGGATGGAGGGGTTCCTCCCCGATCCGGCACAGCCAGTATTATCATCAACGTCCTCGATATCAATGACAACGCCCCCTTATTCAGTCAGCCGGTATTTGAAGTCAATGTTCCGGAGAATTCAGGTGCGGGGACGGTTGTCATGACCCTCAATGCAACAGATTTGGATGAAGGCTCAAACGCACGGTTGCTATATTCTTATACTCTCTACACTTCTGAGAAGACCCAGGAGCTCTTCTCGCTTGACCGACATTCAGGCGAGATCAAGGTAAAGGGCCCTGTTGATTTTGAGGAGAATCAGAATTTTGAGATGCACATACAAGCTCAAGACGAAGGGTCAACGCCACTGTTGGGACACTGCAAAGTGATGGTGTCCATCACGGATTTGAATGATAACTACCCCGAGCTGACAATCAAGTCTCTAAAAAGCGCAGTGGCCGAGAACACGGCCGTGGGGACGATGATTGCCGTGGTCAGCGTCAGCGACAGGGACTCCGGAATCAACGGGAAAGTGCTGCTCACTTTAAGTCAGCAGGAAACCCTGCCCTTCATTCTCAATCGATCCTCGGGGGGTTACTTTGAGCTCTTGGTTTCAAAGCCACTGGACAGGGAGCTACAGAGCAAATATGAAATCACCCTGAAGGTGACGGACAAAGGGATGCCGCCGTTAACCGAAAGTGAGACGTTCACTTTAGAGATTCATGATATCAATGACAATGCGCCCACTTTCCCTCAGTCCTTTTACACCATTCACGTTCTGGAGAATAATCTGCCGGGAGCGTTGCTGACGTCTCTAAGTGCGTTTGACCCAGATCTGAGTGAGAACCAATACTTGGTATATTTCATAATGGAGAAAGAGATAGCGAACACATCCGTGTCAATGCTGTTCTCCATCAATCCAGAAAACGGTGACCTGTACGCCTTGAAGACCTTTGATTTCGAACGAGAGAGGGAGTATCTTTTCCACATTGAGGCGAGGGACTCCGGCGTCCCCCCACTGAGCAGCAACGTTACCGTTCATATCATCATTTTGGATCAAAATGACAACACCCCTGTCATAGTGTCACCGTGGCGGGCGCAAGGCTCCGTCGTGGAGCAGGTGATACCGAGGTCGACGGATAAGGGACATTTAGTGGCCAAAGTGATTGCCATCGACGCAGACTCCGAACAGAACGGCAGGGTCACGTATCAGCTCTTACAAATCAGTGACACCACCCTCTTCAGTCTCGATCAATACAACGGTGAGATCCGGACGACGAGAATGTTCAGCTACAGAGACCCCCGGCAACAACGTCTCGTCATTGTGGCGAAAGACAACGGCAACCCCGCTCTCTCGACCTCGGTCACCATCAAAATATCCACAGTGGAACGCTCCATGGCATTTTCGGAGACAACGGAATTGCCACTCGAGTATGACGTCTTCACAGACCTCAACTTATATTTAGTCATCGGTTTAGGAGCCGTGTCCTTCATGCTGCTCATTACCATCTTGGTTATTATTGTGCTGAAGTGTCAAAAACCCAAGCCAAAGCCCATCAAGATTCCCCCAGCTAATCGGAACAGTGTGATCAGCAGGAACAGTGTGATCAGCCAACGGAGCTCCACCATTGCGGACTCCACCTTGATCTCCAGCGACGCCTACTGGTACAGTCTGTTTCTCGCAGAGACCAGGAAAGGCAAAGTCGTCGTGAGACAGCCCATAATTCCCAAAGGAGCTGGCTACTTCGTGTCCAGTATACCCAGGAGCATCGGGCCGAGTGAGACCACGGATTCCAGAGCATCCACGCTGGAG CAGGCAACCAGAAGAGAACTGCCGTGA
- the LOC127588638 gene encoding protocadherin alpha-C2-like isoform X2: protein MAVAGIRNRLRSNVPFYYFVIFCLFCGLSFGQLRYSVTEELENGAVVGDLAHDLGLDIRKLASRKIKVTSSSSSKRYVIVTPKNGKLLVNERIDREALCDLSSSCLINLEVLLENPTEVHHVVVEIVDVNDNAPQFPRDEYQVEITESALPGSRYPIENAQDPDVGSNSVRIYQLSTNDHFALVSNKPSLNTKHIELVLKKPLDREQTPYHQLILSAVDGGTPEKTGTAIINVRVLDSNDNVPMFDNSVYKVKLLENSPKSTLVIKLNATDLDEGTNGEVYYSFSSYTPERVRQMFSMDTNTGEIRVSSNVDYEETNSYEMYIQAMDKGPGAVAAHCKVVVEVVDVNDNVPQIVLSSLSSPVREDARADTVVALISVTDRDSGTNKQVTLEIPAGLPFKIKSFRNYYTLVTSAFLDRETTDAYNVTLSATDGGNPPLSSQKTIQVDVADVNDNPPRFEQTSYTVYVTENNAHGASLCTVKAQDADIKENARITYTVLNDNNHGIPVTSYVSVKADTGEAYALRGFDYESLREFHFQVKAQDGGIPPLSRVATVYIYIMDQNDHAPLIVNPPGNGTRSLETVQKNADPGALVTKVVAYDADAGPNAWLVYMLETATDLDLFKVHEHTGEIRTTRRILEDNSTSFALTVLVKDHGQPALSSTATINVAVMEVPPKVVPDPKRIIRPHSTLLFSNVTLYLIVALSATTFVFLVTVVVLAIVRCHAYCSQPGSCCGSQKPPPDGGNGSVSAGGGGPAGGAAGQPNNNVVLRRDLKVEPHYIEVRGNGSLTKTYCYKTCLTATSGSDTFMFYNTGRPISGTWGSGADRFFTSGSGFVRRLSMPDASLQICPEPKAPNADWRYSASLRAGVQSSVHMEEASVMQGAQGMLVQNWPTVSSAAGNDLHCVGGKVEHLWQHKQCK from the exons ATGGCTGTTGCGGGGATACGCAACCGGCTACGAAGCAATGtgcctttttattattttgtgatattCTGCTTATTTTGTGGCCTTTCGTTTGGACAGTTGCGCTATTCTGTAACGGAAGAACTCGAAAATGGGGCAGTGGTCGGTGATCTGGCGCATGACTTGGGGCTGGATATTCGAAAGCTGGCCAGCCGAAAAATCAAGGTaacctccagcagcagcagtaaaCGCTACGTGATTGTCACCCCTAAAAACGGCAAATTGCTTGTTAATGAAAGGATCGACAGGGAGGCGCTGTGTGATTTATCCAGCAGCTGCCTCATCAATCTGGAGGTCCTGCTCGAAAATCCTACTGAGGTGCACCATGTTGTGGTGGAGATTGTGGATGTCAATGATAATGCACCGCAGTTCCCTCGGGATGAGTATCAAGTTGAGATCACAGAATCGGCATTACCGGGCTCTCGGTATCCAATTGAAAATGCCCAGGATCCGGACGTTGGGTCCAATTCAGTTCGTATCTATCAGCTGAGCACAAACGACCATTTTGCGCTGGTATCCAACAAGCCCTCCTTAAATACAAAGCACATCGAGCTTGTGCTCAAGAAGCCCCTTGATCGGGAGCAAACGCCTTACCACCAGTTAATTCTAAGTGCTGTTGATGGTGGGACACCCGAAAAAACAGGCACGGCTATCATTAATGTGCGAGTACTGGACTCCAATGACAACGTTCCCATGTTTGACAACTCCGTCTACAAGGTGAAACTGTTGGAGAATTCGCCCAAAAGCACCCTGGTGATCAAACTGAATGCTACCGATTTGGATGAGGGCACTAATGGAGAGGTATATTACTCTTTCAGCAGCTACACCCCTGAGAGAGTGAGGCAGATGTTCAGTATGGACACGAACACAGGAGAAATAAGAGTAAGCAGCAACGTTGACTATGAAGAGACCAACTCTTATGAAATGTACATCCAAGCAATGGACAAAGGCCCCGGAGCGGTGGCAGCACACTGCAAGGTGGTGGTCGAAGTGGTGGACGTGAATGACAATGTCCCTCAGATCGTGCTGTCATCCCTGTCGAGCCCCGTGAGGGAGGATGCCCGCGCCGACACAGTCGTGGCCCTCATTAGCGTCACGGATCGGGATTCCGGCACCAACAAGCAGGTGACTTTGGAGATCCCAGCAGGCCTTCCTTTCAAGATCAAATCCTTCAGAAACTACTACACCCTGGTTACCTCAGCGTTCTTGGACCGCGAGACCACTGATGCCTACAATGTCACTCTGAGTGCCACAGACGGAGGAAATCCCCCTCTTTCCTCTCAGAAGACCATCCAGGTCGACGTGGCTGACGTCAACGACAACCCACCACGATTTGAGCAGACGTCGTATACAGTGTACGTGACTGAGAACAACGCCCATGGGGCCTCTTTGTGTACTGTGAAAGCTCAAGACGCAGACATCAAGGAAAACGCACGCATCACCTACACGGTGCTCAATGACAATAACCACGGCATCCCCGTCACGTCTTATGTGTCCGTGAAGGCCGATACTGGGGAGGCTTATGCCCTGCGAGGCTTCGACTATGAGTCACTTCGAGAGTTCCACTTCCAGGTCAAAGCCCAAGATGGGGGCATTCCTCCGCTTAGTCGGGTCGCCACCGTCTACATCTACATAATGGATCAGAATGACCATGCGCCACTCATTGTCAACCCTCCGGGTAATGGCACACGCTCCTTGGAGACGGTTCAAAAGAACGCAGATCCCGGTGCTTTGGTGACAAAAGTGGTGGCGTACGATGCAGATGCCGGTCCAAACGCCTGGCTGGTGTACATGCTGGAGACTGCGACCGACCTGGACTTGTTCAAGGTGCACGAGCACACGGGTGAGATTAGGACCACTCGTAGGATCCTGGAGGACAACTCCACCTCGTTTGCTCTAACAGTCTTGGTGAAAGACCACGGGCAGCCTGCGCTCTCCTCCACTGCCACCATCAACGTGGCTGTCATGGAGGTGCCCCCCAAGGTTGTCCCAGACCCCAAGAGGATCATTAGACCCCACAGTACACTACTTTTCTCCAACGTAACCCTCTACTTGATTGTCGCTCTGAGTGCCACCACCTTTGTTTTCCTGGTCACTGTGGTGGTGCTGGCCATTGTCCGCTGCCATGCCTATTGCTCACAACCTGGCTCCTGCTGTGGCTCACAGAAACCCCCTCCAGACGGTGGGAACGGCAGTGTGAGTGCTGGTGGAGGTGGGCCCGCCGGTGGAGCAGCAGGGCAACCTAATAACAACGTCGTGCTCCGGAGGGACCTTAAAGTTGAGCCTCACTACATTGAAGTGCGTGGGAATGGATCGCTAACAAAGACTTACTGCTACAAGACCTGCTTGACGGCCACCTCGGGCAGTGACACCTTCATGTTCTACAATACAGGAAGGCCCATCAGTGGCACCTGGGGCAGCGGTGCCGATCGTTTCTTCACAAGTGGAAGCGGTTTCGTAAGAAGGCTGAGCATGCCGGATGCCTCACTTCAAATCTGCCCGGAG CCAAAAGCCCCGAACGCTGACTGGCGATATTCTGCGTCTTTGAGGGCCGGGGTGCAGAG TTCGGTCCACATGGAGGAGGCCTCTGTGATGCAGGGAGCCCAGGGCATGCTGGTCCAGAACTGGCCCACTGTGTCCAGTGCTGCAG GAAATGATTTGCACTGTGTGGGTGGTAAAGTTGAACATCTGTGGCAACACAAGCAATGTAAATAG
- the LOC127588638 gene encoding protocadherin alpha-C2-like isoform X1, whose product MAVAGIRNRLRSNVPFYYFVIFCLFCGLSFGQLRYSVTEELENGAVVGDLAHDLGLDIRKLASRKIKVTSSSSSKRYVIVTPKNGKLLVNERIDREALCDLSSSCLINLEVLLENPTEVHHVVVEIVDVNDNAPQFPRDEYQVEITESALPGSRYPIENAQDPDVGSNSVRIYQLSTNDHFALVSNKPSLNTKHIELVLKKPLDREQTPYHQLILSAVDGGTPEKTGTAIINVRVLDSNDNVPMFDNSVYKVKLLENSPKSTLVIKLNATDLDEGTNGEVYYSFSSYTPERVRQMFSMDTNTGEIRVSSNVDYEETNSYEMYIQAMDKGPGAVAAHCKVVVEVVDVNDNVPQIVLSSLSSPVREDARADTVVALISVTDRDSGTNKQVTLEIPAGLPFKIKSFRNYYTLVTSAFLDRETTDAYNVTLSATDGGNPPLSSQKTIQVDVADVNDNPPRFEQTSYTVYVTENNAHGASLCTVKAQDADIKENARITYTVLNDNNHGIPVTSYVSVKADTGEAYALRGFDYESLREFHFQVKAQDGGIPPLSRVATVYIYIMDQNDHAPLIVNPPGNGTRSLETVQKNADPGALVTKVVAYDADAGPNAWLVYMLETATDLDLFKVHEHTGEIRTTRRILEDNSTSFALTVLVKDHGQPALSSTATINVAVMEVPPKVVPDPKRIIRPHSTLLFSNVTLYLIVALSATTFVFLVTVVVLAIVRCHAYCSQPGSCCGSQKPPPDGGNGSVSAGGGGPAGGAAGQPNNNVVLRRDLKVEPHYIEVRGNGSLTKTYCYKTCLTATSGSDTFMFYNTGRPISGTWGSGADRFFTSGSGFVRRLSMPDASLQICPEPKAPNADWRYSASLRAGVQSSVHMEEASVMQGAQGMLVQNWPTVSSAADGEGGGELSPPVGAGVNSNSWHFRYGAGQSYCPPQGLKPGEIPPEAFIIPGSPAIISIRHDPGPVDDKGDFISFGKKEEAKKKKKKKKDKKEKKEKGKDDGGDD is encoded by the exons ATGGCTGTTGCGGGGATACGCAACCGGCTACGAAGCAATGtgcctttttattattttgtgatattCTGCTTATTTTGTGGCCTTTCGTTTGGACAGTTGCGCTATTCTGTAACGGAAGAACTCGAAAATGGGGCAGTGGTCGGTGATCTGGCGCATGACTTGGGGCTGGATATTCGAAAGCTGGCCAGCCGAAAAATCAAGGTaacctccagcagcagcagtaaaCGCTACGTGATTGTCACCCCTAAAAACGGCAAATTGCTTGTTAATGAAAGGATCGACAGGGAGGCGCTGTGTGATTTATCCAGCAGCTGCCTCATCAATCTGGAGGTCCTGCTCGAAAATCCTACTGAGGTGCACCATGTTGTGGTGGAGATTGTGGATGTCAATGATAATGCACCGCAGTTCCCTCGGGATGAGTATCAAGTTGAGATCACAGAATCGGCATTACCGGGCTCTCGGTATCCAATTGAAAATGCCCAGGATCCGGACGTTGGGTCCAATTCAGTTCGTATCTATCAGCTGAGCACAAACGACCATTTTGCGCTGGTATCCAACAAGCCCTCCTTAAATACAAAGCACATCGAGCTTGTGCTCAAGAAGCCCCTTGATCGGGAGCAAACGCCTTACCACCAGTTAATTCTAAGTGCTGTTGATGGTGGGACACCCGAAAAAACAGGCACGGCTATCATTAATGTGCGAGTACTGGACTCCAATGACAACGTTCCCATGTTTGACAACTCCGTCTACAAGGTGAAACTGTTGGAGAATTCGCCCAAAAGCACCCTGGTGATCAAACTGAATGCTACCGATTTGGATGAGGGCACTAATGGAGAGGTATATTACTCTTTCAGCAGCTACACCCCTGAGAGAGTGAGGCAGATGTTCAGTATGGACACGAACACAGGAGAAATAAGAGTAAGCAGCAACGTTGACTATGAAGAGACCAACTCTTATGAAATGTACATCCAAGCAATGGACAAAGGCCCCGGAGCGGTGGCAGCACACTGCAAGGTGGTGGTCGAAGTGGTGGACGTGAATGACAATGTCCCTCAGATCGTGCTGTCATCCCTGTCGAGCCCCGTGAGGGAGGATGCCCGCGCCGACACAGTCGTGGCCCTCATTAGCGTCACGGATCGGGATTCCGGCACCAACAAGCAGGTGACTTTGGAGATCCCAGCAGGCCTTCCTTTCAAGATCAAATCCTTCAGAAACTACTACACCCTGGTTACCTCAGCGTTCTTGGACCGCGAGACCACTGATGCCTACAATGTCACTCTGAGTGCCACAGACGGAGGAAATCCCCCTCTTTCCTCTCAGAAGACCATCCAGGTCGACGTGGCTGACGTCAACGACAACCCACCACGATTTGAGCAGACGTCGTATACAGTGTACGTGACTGAGAACAACGCCCATGGGGCCTCTTTGTGTACTGTGAAAGCTCAAGACGCAGACATCAAGGAAAACGCACGCATCACCTACACGGTGCTCAATGACAATAACCACGGCATCCCCGTCACGTCTTATGTGTCCGTGAAGGCCGATACTGGGGAGGCTTATGCCCTGCGAGGCTTCGACTATGAGTCACTTCGAGAGTTCCACTTCCAGGTCAAAGCCCAAGATGGGGGCATTCCTCCGCTTAGTCGGGTCGCCACCGTCTACATCTACATAATGGATCAGAATGACCATGCGCCACTCATTGTCAACCCTCCGGGTAATGGCACACGCTCCTTGGAGACGGTTCAAAAGAACGCAGATCCCGGTGCTTTGGTGACAAAAGTGGTGGCGTACGATGCAGATGCCGGTCCAAACGCCTGGCTGGTGTACATGCTGGAGACTGCGACCGACCTGGACTTGTTCAAGGTGCACGAGCACACGGGTGAGATTAGGACCACTCGTAGGATCCTGGAGGACAACTCCACCTCGTTTGCTCTAACAGTCTTGGTGAAAGACCACGGGCAGCCTGCGCTCTCCTCCACTGCCACCATCAACGTGGCTGTCATGGAGGTGCCCCCCAAGGTTGTCCCAGACCCCAAGAGGATCATTAGACCCCACAGTACACTACTTTTCTCCAACGTAACCCTCTACTTGATTGTCGCTCTGAGTGCCACCACCTTTGTTTTCCTGGTCACTGTGGTGGTGCTGGCCATTGTCCGCTGCCATGCCTATTGCTCACAACCTGGCTCCTGCTGTGGCTCACAGAAACCCCCTCCAGACGGTGGGAACGGCAGTGTGAGTGCTGGTGGAGGTGGGCCCGCCGGTGGAGCAGCAGGGCAACCTAATAACAACGTCGTGCTCCGGAGGGACCTTAAAGTTGAGCCTCACTACATTGAAGTGCGTGGGAATGGATCGCTAACAAAGACTTACTGCTACAAGACCTGCTTGACGGCCACCTCGGGCAGTGACACCTTCATGTTCTACAATACAGGAAGGCCCATCAGTGGCACCTGGGGCAGCGGTGCCGATCGTTTCTTCACAAGTGGAAGCGGTTTCGTAAGAAGGCTGAGCATGCCGGATGCCTCACTTCAAATCTGCCCGGAG CCAAAAGCCCCGAACGCTGACTGGCGATATTCTGCGTCTTTGAGGGCCGGGGTGCAGAG TTCGGTCCACATGGAGGAGGCCTCTGTGATGCAGGGAGCCCAGGGCATGCTGGTCCAGAACTGGCCCACTGTGTCCAGTGCTGCAG ATGGAGAGGGTGGCGGAGAGCTCTCCCCTCCAGTAGGCGCTGGTGTCAACAGCAACAGCTGGCACTTCCGATACGGAGCCGGACAAAGCTACTGCCCGCCGCAGGGCCTGAAACCTGGCGAGATTCCTCCCGAAGCTTTCATCATCCCCGGATCCCCGGCCATCATTTCTATCCGCCATGACCCCGGCCCCGTTGACGACAAAGGGGACTTTATCAGCTTCGGGAAGAAGGAGGaagccaagaagaagaaaaagaagaagaaggataagaaagaaaagaaggagAAAGGAAAGGATGACGGAGGGGATGATTAA